A single window of Aspergillus puulaauensis MK2 DNA, chromosome 5, nearly complete sequence DNA harbors:
- a CDS encoding ATP-binding cassette transporter YOR1 (COG:Q;~EggNog:ENOG410PFXR;~InterPro:IPR017871,IPR027417,IPR003593,IPR011527, IPR003439,IPR036640;~PFAM:PF00005,PF00664;~TransMembrane:10 (i305-326o332-350i405-432o452-473i813-835o855-876i933-951o957-973i1043-1063o1069-1088i);~go_component: GO:0016021 - integral component of membrane [Evidence IEA];~go_function: GO:0005524 - ATP binding [Evidence IEA];~go_function: GO:0016887 - ATPase activity [Evidence IEA];~go_function: GO:0042626 - ATPase-coupled transmembrane transporter activity [Evidence IEA];~go_process: GO:0055085 - transmembrane transport [Evidence IEA]) encodes MRASHDPSIAAGDGDGEKQHRTRTADSASSDVESSDPPKKKKWYRRFTLNPLRLQKIPPVPEERTVSREYGASFLSQLIFQWMSPLMKVGYLRTLELQDIWTVNPNRRAELLSKRLDDALDRRTTAGSKRPLLWALYDTFRFEFILGGVCRLLASLLVVFTPYLTRYLIEFATDAYVAQHSGHPAPHIGRGIGFVVGITVMQALQNITTSHFLYHGQMVGGQIRTVLILQIFNKAMRISGRAKAGSAQSPEELETVKQLTAAKDQALKQPGPRPTDGKGWGNGRIVSLMSIDVDRINLACGMFHMIWTAPISIIITLVLLLVNLGYSSLAGYALIVIGIPLLTYAARFLFKLRGGINKLTDQRVSLTQEILQGVRFVKFFGWESSFLDRLKQIRRREIRSVQTLLAVRNGMLCISMAIPVFASMLAFITYALSNHTLDPAPIFSSLALFNSLRLPLNLLPLVIGQVTDAWTALNRIQEFIAAEEQQDDIQRDENMSEAIKMDGASFTWERMAADKEADQAEKKAGLEKRKQEPTEKPTGESGEPFQLRELTMDIQRDELIAVIGTVGSGKSSLLSALAGDMRLTDGTAHLSTSRAFCPQYTWVQNAPLRSNILFGRDYKKEWYDQVIEACALEPDLEILPNGDMTEIGERGITISGGQKQRLNIARAIYFNAGLVLLDDPLSAVDAHVGRHIMDKAICGLLKGRCRILATHQLHVLSRCDRIVVMDEGRIHSVGTFDELSRDNDVFKALISTASQDTKEDAEEAAAEVEDDTEKQVEQKPAKPAPALMQREEKATDSVGWAVWKAYIRASGRFGYFNAVAILFLLALSNVVSVWSNLWLSYWTSDHYPSLSTGEYIGIYAALGAGTAISMFAFSTYMTTAGTNASRTMLQLAMARVLRAPMSFFDTTPLGRITNRFSKDIQVMDSELCDAMRMYAITITMIISVMILIIVFYYYFAIALALLFILFLMSSNYYRASARELKRHESLLRSAVYARFSEAIAGAASIRAYGVQDQFRDSLRSSIDLMNGAYFLTFSNQRWLSTRLDAVAVLLVFVTGILVVTSRFDVSPSISGLVLSYILAIAQMLQFTVRQLAEVENNMNATERLHYYGTQLEEEAPLHTSTQVPPTWPQTGQITFSDVAMRYRTNLPLVLKNLSMHITGGERIGIVGRTGAGKSSIMSALFRLTELSAGTITIDDVDIAKIGLQDLRSRLAIIPQDPTLFRGSIRSNLDPFNEHTDLELWDALRQARLVDSPSTPASNSNPDLDLDPEIKDSGAGTGTGTKLTLDTAVDEEGLTFSLGQRQLMALARALVRNARIIICDEATSSVDFATDQQIQETMARGFQGKTLLCIAHRLRTIIHYDRICVMDQGSIAEMDSPLRLWEREDGIFRAMCDRSGISREDISGEKLE; translated from the exons ATGCGGGCTTCCCATGACCCCAGCATCGCAGCgggcgacggcgatggcgagaagcAACACCGCACGAGAACAGCCGACTCGGCATCCAGCGATGTAGAAAGCAGCGATccaccgaagaagaagaaatggtATCGCCGCTTCACCCTCAATCCCCTGCGATTGCAAAAGATCCCTCCCGTTCCTGAGGAACGCACTGTTTCCCGCGAATATGGCGCTTCGTTCCTCAGCCAGCTCATTTTCCAGTGGATGTCACCGTTGATGAAG GTCGGCTATCTCCGAACTCTCGAGCTGCAAGACATCTGGACCGTGAACCCCAATCGCCGGGCCGAGCTACTTTCCAAACGCTTGGACGATGCCCTGGACCGGAGGACAACCGCTGGGTCGAAGCGCCCACTGCTCTGGGCCCTGTACGACACCTTCCGCTTCGAGTTCATCCTTGGCGGTGTTTGCCGTCTGCTCGCCTCGTTGTTGGTAGTCTTCACCCCGTATCTCACTCGCTATCTGATTGAATTCGCGACCGACGCGTATGTCGCCCAACATTCCGGACACCCCGCCCCGCATATCGGCCGCGGCATCGGCTTCGTCGTTGGTATCACCGTCATGCAAGCCCTGCAGAATATCACTACCAGCCATTTTCTGTATCACGGCCAGATGGTCGGGGGTCAGATACGCACCGTCCTCattctccagatcttcaatAAGGCTATGAGAATCTCAGGTCGGGCCAAGGCTGGCAGTGCTCAGTCGCCGGAGGAACTAGAGACAGTCAAGCAGCTGACTGCCGCCAAAGATCAAGCGCTGAAACAACCTGGCCCACGGCCAACTGATGGAAAGGGATGGGGAAACGGTCGCATCGTTTCCCTGATGAGTATCGATGTCGATCGCATTAACCTGGCTTGCGGAATGTTCCACATGATTTGGACGGCCCCGATCtctatcatcatcacccttgTCCTGCTCCTGGTCAATCTTGGCTACAGCTCTCTAGCAGGATATGCCCTGATAGTCATTGGAATCCCACTTCTCACCTACGCCGCGCGCTTCCTGTTCAAGCTACGCGGGGGCATTAACAAGCTGACCGACCAGCGTGTCTCTTTAACGCAGGAAATCCTGCAGGGCGTGCGGTTCGTCAAGTTCTTTGGTTGGGAGAGCAGCTTCCTGGATCGCCTAAAGCAGATTCGCCGACGGGAGATCCGGTCTGTCCAAACCTTGCTAGCAGTGCGAAACGGTATGTTGTGTATTTCCATGGCGATCCCTGTCTTTGCGTCCATGCTGGCATTCATCACCTATGCTTTGTCGAACCATACCCTGGATCCCGCCCCGATCTTTTCGTCTTTGGCCCTATTCAACTCGCTCCGATTACCACTCAATCTGCTTCCTCTGGTTATTGGCCAGGTCACCGATGCTTGGACAGCCCTGAACCGCATTCAGGAGTTCATCGCGGCGgaagagcagcaggatgATATTCAGCGGGATGAGAACATGTCCGAAGCTATCAAAATGGATGGTGCGTCTTTCACCTGGGAACGCATGGCCGCAGATAAGGAAGCCGATCAGGCAGAAAAGAAGGCCGGTCTCGAGAAACGAAAGCAAGAACCCACTGAGAAACCCACAGGGGAGTCGGGGGAGCCATTCCAACTACGCGAACTAACTATGGATATACAACGAGACGAGCTTATCGCTGTAATTGGCACTGTTGGCTCTGGAAAGAGCTCTCTGTTGTCTGCCTTGGCCGGCGACATGCGTCTAACTGATGGCACTGCTCATTTGAGCACGTCGCGTGCATTTTGTCCTCAGTACACCTGGGTCCAAAATGCACCCCTTCGAAGTAATATCCTGTTCGGTCGAGACTATAAGAAGGAGTGGTACGATCAGGTTATCGAGGCCTGCGCCTTGGAGCCCGACCTCGAAATCCTGCCCAACGGCGATATGACCGAGATTGGAGAGCGCGGAATTACAATCTCTGGAGGACAGAAACAGCGGCTGAATATCGCCCGCGCCATCTACTTCAATGCTGGGCTGGTGCTCCTCGACGACCCACTGTCCGCCGTCGACGCCCATGTCGGCCGCCATATCATGGACAAGGCTATCTGTGGCTTGCTGAAAGGGCGCTGCCGGATTCTGGCCACACATCAACTGCATGTGCTCAGTCGCTGCGACCGCATCGTTGTCATGGACGAAGGACGCATACATTCCGTCGGGACATTTGACGAGCTTTCTCGCGACAACGACGTTTTCAAAGCTCTCATCTCGACGGCGTCGCAAGACACCAAAGAGGATGCGGAAGAAGCCGCCGCAGAAGTAGAAGATGACACAGAGAAGCAGGTCGAACAGAAGCCCGCCAAACCCGCGCCTGCCCTGATGCaacgagaagagaaagccACTGACTCGGTAGGGTGGGCTGTGTGGAAAGCATACATCCGAGCCTCCGGCCGCTTCGGATACTTCAATGCTGTTGCCATCTTGTTCCTACTCGCTCTATCCAACGTCGTTAGCGTGTGGTCGAACCTGTGGCTCTCCTACTGGACGTCCGATCACTATCCAAGTCTCTCGACAGGGGAGTACATTGGAATCTACGCCGCTCTAGGCGCCGGGACCGCCATATCGATGTTTGCCTTTTCCACCTACATGACTACGGCCGGGACGAATGCGAGCAGGACGATGCTCCAGCTCGCCATGGCCCGGGTGCTGCGTGCGCCTATGTCCTTCTTCGACACTACACCTCTCGGCCGTATCACGAACCGCTTCTCCAAGGACATCCAAGTCATGGACAGCGAGCTCTGCGACGCAATGCGCATGTACGCCATTACAATCACAATGATCATCTCCGTTAtgatcctcatcatcgtctttTACTACTACTTCGCCATTGCCCTCGCACTACtgttcatcctcttcctcatgtCCAGTAATTACTACCGGGCGTCCGCGCGCGAGCTCAAGCGCCACGAATCCCTCCTCCGCTCGGCCGTCTACGCCCGCTTCAGCgaagccatcgccggcgcagCTTCAATCCGCGCATACGGCGTCCAAGACCAATTCCGAGACAGTCTCCGCTCCTCCATCGACCTCATGAACGGCGCCTACTTCCTCACCTTCTCGAACCAGCGCTGGCTAAGCACGCGCCTCGATGCCGtcgccgtcctcctcgtcttcgtcacgGGAATCCTCGTCGTAACATCCCGTTTCGACGTCTCCCCGAGCATCTCCGGTCTCGTACTCAGCtacatcctcgccatcgcccaaATGCTCCAATTCACCGTGCGGCAGCTCGCCGAGGTCGAAAACAACATGAACGCCACCGAACGCTTACACTACTACGGCACGCaactcgaagaagaagcgcccCTGCACACATCAACCCAGGTCCCACCAACCTGGCCACAAACGGGCCAAATCACCTTCTCCGACGTCGCAATGCGCTACCGCACAAACCttcccctcgtcctcaagAACCTCAGCATGCATATAACTGGCGGCGAACGCATCGGGATAGTCGGGCGCACCGGCGCCGGAAAGTCAAGCATCATGTCCGCGCTGTTCCGCCTAACAGAGCTATCAGCAGGAACGATCACAAtcgacgacgtcgacatcgCGAAGATCGGGCTCCAGGACCTCCGCTCCAGACTCGCGATTATCCCACAGGACCCAACGCTCTTCCGCGGTAGTATTCGCTCGAACTTGGATCCGTTTAACGAACACACCGATCTCGAACTATGGGATGCCCTACGGCAGGCGCGTCTCGTTGACTctccctcaaccccagcTTCAAATTCAAATCCAgatctcgatctcgatccAGAAATCAAAGACAGCGGTGCCGGTACCGGCACAGGCACGAAATTAACACTCGATAccgccgtcgacgaagaagggTTAACATTCTCGCTTGGTCAGCGACAGCTGATGGCTCTCGCGCGTGCACTGGTGCGCAACGCGAGGATAATCATCTGCGACGAGGCGACGTCGTCTGTTGACTTTGCGACGGATcagcagatccaggagaCAATGGCGCGGGGATTCCAGGGGAAGACGCTGCTGTGTATTGCGCACCGGCTGCGCACGATTATTCACTACGATCGGATTTGTGTTATGGATCAGGGGTCCATCGCGGAAATGGACTCACCGTTGAGGctgtgggagagggaggatggGATATTTAGGGCTATGTGTGACAGGAGTGGGATTTCGAGGGAAGATATTTCCGGAGAAAAGTTggaataa
- a CDS encoding uncharacterized protein (SECRETED:SignalP(1-18)), which translates to MKFTPALSLGLFASSSLAVSVTQIMKGGGTNDLQIQTDGTCIDLFQGTYGARLNGGVTGTKCRFWVDSGCSGPEIGTISTQNPEVEMSDGANGIKCSVPGSD; encoded by the exons ATGAAGTTCACGCCAGCCCTCTCCCTTggcctcttcgcctccaGCTCCCTCGCGGTCAGCGTTACCCAGATTATGAAGGGCGGAGGAACCAACGAcctccagatccagaccgATGGAACCTGCATCGACCTGTTCCAGGG CACATACGGCGCCCGTCTGAACGGCGGAGTCACGGGAACCAAGTGTCGCTTCTGGGT TGATTCGGGATGCAGTGGCCCGGAAATTGGGACTATTTCGACCCAGAATCCAGAGGTGGAAATGTCTGACGGCGCGAATGGCATCAAGTGCTCCGTGCCTGGCAGTGACTAG
- a CDS encoding SANT/Myb-like DNA-binding domain-containing protein (COG:K;~EggNog:ENOG410PIZZ;~InterPro:IPR017930,IPR009057,IPR017877,IPR001005;~PFAM:PF00249,PF13921), whose translation MSDSPSTRRWWTQEEDRLLQQEVRAQLDVGGDQGAMKWSVIADSLPGRSNKDCRKRWTKISSSSRKGTWSTAEDHLLRKGVAMFSFQWTRVAEIVVTRQPDQCAKRWHHSLDPNVKRTPWSNEEDSILIGAVQNIGRDWKDVGRQYFPSRSTTDIKNRYVILSRRHALPASGQHADDGLAEVHINPIDILTPDIDLSFVATPYYSGANNISTPPLNVPLVTDLPPSISNSPSTLSLPDIPDSNIVFGNQGWPVFDERLGGLNCVSPGMSTSSDEGYHTSLPNGSLPETPSTTDTRRSASSTLVLEELQPETVGLVIDTLLKAKSTFKMQLINSGS comes from the exons ATGAGCGATAGTCCGAGTACGCGCCGCTGGTGGACtcaggaagaagaccgacTCCTTCAACAAGAGGTCAGGGCACAGC TGGATGTTGGAGGAGACCAAGGAGCCATGAAATGGAGTGTTATTGCAGACAGCCTCCCCGGCAGATCCAATAAAGACTGCCGCAAGCGATGGACGAAGATCAGCTCAAGCAGCCGCAAAGGCACCTGGAGCACCGCGGAGGACCACCTCCTGCGCAAAGGAGTGGCTATGTTTAGCTTCCA GTGGACAAGGGTGGCAGAGATCGTTGTCACTCGTCAGCCTGACC AATGTGCGAAACGATGGCATCACTCTCTTGATCCGAACGTGAAACGAACCCCATGGTCCAACGAGGAAGACTCCATTTTGATAGGCGCCGTTCAAAATATTGGTCGTGACTGGAAGGATGTCGGACGACAATATTTCCCCAGCCGATCCACAACTGATATCAAGAACCG ATATGTGATACTGAGTCGCCGTCATGCACTTCCGGCATCAGGTCAGCACGCTGATGACGGTCTGGCTGAAGTGCATATAAATCCGATAGATATCCTAACTCCAGATATTGATCTATCATTTGTCGCCACCCCCTACTACTCGGGcgctaataatataagtactCCTCCTCTCAATGTGCCACTCGTAACCGATCTTCCGCCGTCCATTTCCAATAGCCCGTCTACGCTTTCCCTCCCCGATATCCCCGATTCAAATATTGTATTCGGCAATCAGGGCTGGCCGGTATTCGATGAACGACTCGGCGGTCTAAATTGCGTGTCTCCCGGAATGTCCACCTCTTCTGACGAAGGTTATCACACAAGCCTTCCTAACGGCAGTCTTCCAGAGACACCGAGTACGACTGATACACGACGTTCGGCATCCAGCACGCTCGTCCTCGAGGAGCTTCAACCAGAAACAGTTGGCCTTGTGATTGACACGTTGCTCAAAGCAAAGTCCACTTTCAAAATGCAATTGATTAACAGTGGATCGTGA
- the NIT1_2 gene encoding carbon-nitrogen hydrolase family protein (COG:E;~EggNog:ENOG410PVQJ;~InterPro:IPR036526,IPR044149,IPR000132,IPR003010;~PFAM:PF00795;~go_function: GO:0003824 - catalytic activity [Evidence IEA];~go_process: GO:0006807 - nitrogen compound metabolic process [Evidence IEA]), whose amino-acid sequence MSAKTIKVAAVQAEPEWNDLEAGVTKTIAYIEDAASNGANVLGFPEVFIPGYPWSIWANSPVENAAFMDEYFRNSLERESEQMDRIRAAVRDAGIFVVLGYSERYRGTLYIAQSFIDPTGTIVHHRRKIKPTHVERAYWGDGQADSLKTVVASPFGNIGGLNCWEHTQTLLRYYEYSQDVDIHVASWPLIWDMPPGQPWTYQITPGLNSTLSQTMAFEGACFVLVCTQVLTEKNRQKCRLENFSYATTPSGGFSMIYGPEGTPLVEAPAPGEEVILYAEINLHDKAVAKHNLDLVGHYSRPDLLSLRVTTDVGKPVHFKE is encoded by the exons ATGTCTGCAAAAACCATCAAGGTTGCCGCCGTTCAGGCTGAGCCCGAATGGAACGacctcgaagccggcgtcACCAAGACAATCGCCTATATCGAAGACGCTGCATCCAACGGAGCGAACGTCTTGGGATTTCCCGAGGTCTTTATTCCTGGCTATCCATG GAGCATCTGGGCGAATTCCCCAGTCGAAAACGCTGCCTTCATGGACGAGTATTTCCGCAACTCTCTCGAAAGAGAATCTGAGCAGATGGATCGAATTCGCGCCGCCGTGAGAGACGCCGGCATATTTGTTGTCCTCGGATACAGCGAGCGCTACAGAGGAACACTCTACATCGCGCAG TCTTTCATCGACCCAACAGGAACTATCGTGCACCACCGCCGAAAGATCAAGCCCACGCACGTAGAGCGAGCCTACTGGGGAGACGGCCAAGCAGACTCCCTAAAGACAGTCGTCGCCTCGCCATTCGGCAACATCGGCGGCCTGAACTGCTGGGAACACACCCAGACCCTGCTCCGGTACTATGAATACTCGCAGGACGTCGACATTCACGTCGCAAGCTGGCCGCTCATCTGGGACATGCCTCCAGGCCAACCCTGGACCTACCAGATAACACCGGGCCTAAACTCGACCCTTTCCCAGACCATGGCTTTTGAAGGAGCCTGCTTTGTCCTGGTATGCACGCAGGTGCTGACGGAGAAGAATCGCCAGAAATGTCGTCTGGAGAACTTTTCCTATGCCACGACACCGAGTGGTGGCTTCTCGATGATTTATGGGCCCGAGGGGACGCCTCTGGTTGAGGCGCCGGCacctggggaggaggttatTCTGTATGCTGAAATTAATCTGCATGATAAGGCAGTGGCGAAGCATAACCTGGATCTTGTGGGACATTATTCTCGACCGGATCTGCTCAGCCTTCGCGTCACTACGGATGTGGGAAAGCCAGTCCATTTCAAGGAATAG
- a CDS encoding uncharacterized protein (COG:G;~EggNog:ENOG410PM2U;~InterPro:IPR005828,IPR003663,IPR036259,IPR020846;~PFAM:PF00083,PF07690;~TransMembrane:11 (n8-17c22/23o68-87i94-110o116-141i153-177o189-206i277-308o314-335i344-362o374-400i412-428o440-460i);~go_component: GO:0016020 - membrane [Evidence IEA];~go_component: GO:0016021 - integral component of membrane [Evidence IEA];~go_function: GO:0022857 - transmembrane transporter activity [Evidence IEA];~go_process: GO:0055085 - transmembrane transport [Evidence IEA]) codes for MTQTQAKFTFAHLAIALPLCLGSISYGYDFSIITTTVGQPTWYAYMGLTLDPTDAELYAYTNRMTGTVFGLFSAGAIFGSLFVSWLCDAYGRKMSLLVAALINIVGGALQTGSVHIGMFIVARFVTGFAAAMLVTLVPLYVAEVAPPATRGLLVGQHGGFFLFGYTIAAWVGIGAFFSENAQFNWRFPLALQVLWPILLCCFLPKLPESPRWLVSKGRTDEAWKVISSLHHDPKDPSQLFAREELLQITSQYEADTAAYGKATFIDMWRKRHMRKRMLIGSLIMWASQANGAIVIYSNIVGLVTGLGFSASESLLLSAGWITWACVGNFANAWFLDRLGRIRSLLIGISGCVVFVIIEAAIVKNYGASSNKAALAAGVAMLFGFITFYGGFVDTTVYVYCSEIFPTHVRAKGTGWCLAIFFLSTLPFLESSTVGFSTIGWKYYLLFIILPSVNVLLLALFCPETRGLSLEEINGLFGDTVAVRLTHLTAEEKDVLDARVLRDVGCIESGSGSDGAGEGETPDSKGKSSLSLKA; via the exons ATGACACAGACACAAGCGAAGTTCACATTCGCCCATTTGGCA ATAGCCCTTCCTCTTTGCCTTGGCAGTATCTCCTATGGATATGatttcagcatcatcaccaccactgtGGGCCAGCCCACTTGGTATGCTTATATGGGTCTGACACTGGATCCCACAGACGCGGAGCTATACGCCTATACCAACCGTATGACCGGTACTGTGTTTGGCCTATTTTCAGCGGGTGCAATATTCGGTTCACTGTTTGTCAGTTGGCTGTGCGATGCCTACGGACGTAAAATGAGTCTTTTGGTAGCGGCATTGATTAACATCGTCGGAGGAGCTTTACAGACTGGCTCTGTCCATATCGGCATGTTCATTGTCGCGAGATTCGTCACAGGGTTTGCTGCAG CAATGCTTGTTACTCTGGTTCCCTTATACGTGGCTGAGGTAGCACCGCCCGCAACTCGTGGGCTCTTAGTTGGCCAACATG GTGGCTTCTTTCTGTTCGGATACACCATCGCAGCCTGGGTCGGGATCGGAGCATTCTTTTCGGAAAACGCACAGTTCAACTGGCGATTCCCACTAGCCCTACAGGTCCTGTGGCCAATCCTGCTGTGCTGCTTCCTCCCTAAGCTGCCCGAGTCCCCTCGTTGGT TGGTCAGCAAGGGAAGAACAGACGAAGCATGGAAAGTCATTTCAAGCCTTCACCATGACCCCAAAGACCCCTCCCAGCTGTTCGCCCGTGAGGAGCTACTGCAGATTACTTCGCAGTATGAAGCCGACACCGCGGCGTACGGAAAGGCCACCTTCATTGACATGTGGCGCAAACGGCATATGAGGAAGCGTATGCTTATCGGGAGTCTTATTATGTGGGCTTCCCAGGCGAATGGGGCTATTGTCATCTACA GTAATATTGTTGGTTTAGTCACTGGTCTTGGATTCAGCGCGAGCGAGTCACTTCTACTCTCTGCGGGCTGGATTACTTGGGCTTGCGTGGGAAACTTTGCCAACGCATGGTTCCTCGATCGCCTAGGGCGGATTCGGAGTCTCC TGATTGGAATCAGCGGCTGTGTGGTATTCGTCATTATCGAGGCCGCCATCGTTAAGAATTACGGCGCGTCATCGAATAAAGCAGCACTTGCAGCCGGGGTGGCCATGCTATTTGGGTTTATTACCTT CTATGGAGGATTCGTCGACACAACCGTCTACGTGTACTGCTCCGAGATATTCCCAACCCACGTCCGAGCCAAAGGCACAGGTTGGTGtctggccatcttcttcctctcgacACTGCCCTTCCTCGAATCATCTACAGTTGGCTTTTCGACCATTGGATGGAAGTACTATCTTCTGTTCATCATCCTTCCGTCGGTAAATGTTCTTCTTTTGGCCTTGTTCTGTCCAGAG ACGAGGGGCCTCTCCCTGGAAGAGATTAACGGATTGTTCGGGGACACCGTTGCTGTTAGGCTAACTCACCTTaccgccgaggagaaggatgtgCTTGATGCGCG